A stretch of the uncultured Trichococcus sp. genome encodes the following:
- a CDS encoding AAA family ATPase: protein MTELAAQSNSKGVLCMSLEEKYRIPVEKLRWSYLHTGELNFCESSRDVPPLQGIIGQDRAVKSMDFGLGMTVPGYNIFVSGPPGTGKSTYVQTVVSRLAEKGNTPDDWCYIYNFTDRDKPIAVSLPAGQGKIFRNDMNEFIEDMRSLIPKTFESSDYDQQKGTIIQVVQEKVDAVFRSIEQEALKAGFIVRQAPGRVALIPIRDGKQLSPEEYKALSAEERKIIDENTHKLEKRLDEIIRGSRALEKEADKQLKELDRQITQFATEPAIARLKEKYAYSEKIQDYLDKVLVDITENNLIFRLADAPQAQNPFQLPENDGDPFIKYKVNLFVNNENNKGAPAIIEPFTNYYNIFGKIEYKNQFMFTTTDFTMVKAGAIHQANGGYLVLQAKDVLFDPFMWDALKKVLKHQQALIENIGEQYRYVPTLTLKPETIPLNVKIILIGSPIFYKVLTYDEDFRKLFKVKVDFDINMERNEENIRKYVSFISSICEETGILHFDRTGLGKVIEYGSRLAGNQAKLSTQFNEITEIVHESGAIAKYEGATIVSDVHVQKALAERKYRANMIEEKFQEMLLKNKIMIDVQDAVVGQVNGLSVIQTEEYAFGHPTRITARTYIGSNGVTNIERETKMSGSSHSKGVLTLAGFLGWQFAQEKPLAVSAQLTFEQNYGGVDGDSASSAELYALLSSLADVPLKQNLAVTGSINQKGEIQPIGGATEKVESFFDLCEAKGLSGEQGVIIPEQNVDDLMLKEEVIEAVKAANFHIYSVKTVAEGIELLTGLNCGKREADGNFTEGSVFHKVQQKLEKYNKSIEATQNANDPYSKYSSGGYDLE, encoded by the coding sequence ATGACGGAACTAGCAGCGCAATCCAACAGTAAAGGGGTCCTTTGCATGTCGCTTGAAGAGAAATACCGTATTCCGGTCGAGAAACTGCGCTGGAGTTATCTGCATACGGGTGAACTGAATTTTTGCGAGTCATCCAGGGATGTCCCTCCCTTGCAGGGCATCATCGGTCAGGATCGGGCCGTTAAATCGATGGACTTCGGGCTGGGAATGACCGTGCCCGGCTACAATATTTTCGTTTCCGGTCCACCGGGAACCGGAAAGAGTACCTACGTCCAAACTGTAGTCTCCAGGTTGGCAGAAAAAGGCAATACTCCTGATGACTGGTGCTACATCTATAATTTTACCGATCGGGACAAACCCATCGCAGTCTCTCTTCCTGCAGGGCAAGGTAAGATATTCCGCAATGACATGAACGAGTTCATAGAGGACATGCGCAGCCTCATCCCGAAAACGTTCGAGAGCAGTGATTATGATCAACAGAAAGGCACCATTATCCAAGTCGTACAGGAGAAGGTGGATGCTGTTTTCCGGAGCATCGAACAGGAAGCGCTCAAGGCTGGATTCATCGTCAGACAAGCGCCTGGACGAGTGGCCTTGATTCCTATCCGTGACGGCAAGCAGCTTTCCCCGGAAGAATATAAAGCTCTTTCTGCGGAAGAACGGAAAATCATTGATGAGAATACCCACAAGCTTGAAAAGAGGCTGGATGAAATTATCCGCGGTTCCCGTGCGCTCGAAAAGGAGGCCGACAAACAGCTCAAGGAGTTGGACAGGCAAATAACCCAGTTTGCGACGGAACCTGCCATCGCCAGATTAAAAGAAAAGTATGCTTATTCGGAAAAAATCCAGGATTATCTCGACAAAGTGTTGGTGGACATCACTGAAAACAATCTCATTTTCCGGTTGGCTGATGCACCGCAGGCTCAAAATCCATTTCAGCTGCCGGAAAACGATGGTGATCCCTTCATAAAATACAAAGTCAATCTCTTTGTGAATAATGAAAACAATAAAGGGGCCCCGGCGATCATCGAACCATTTACGAATTATTACAACATCTTCGGAAAAATCGAATATAAAAATCAATTCATGTTCACTACGACTGACTTTACTATGGTAAAAGCCGGAGCCATCCATCAAGCAAACGGTGGGTATCTGGTGCTGCAGGCCAAAGATGTCCTGTTCGATCCATTCATGTGGGATGCCCTGAAAAAAGTGTTAAAGCACCAACAAGCCCTGATCGAAAATATCGGCGAGCAATACCGCTACGTGCCGACCTTGACGCTGAAACCAGAGACCATCCCACTGAACGTCAAAATCATTTTGATCGGTAGTCCGATATTCTACAAAGTACTGACCTATGATGAGGATTTCAGGAAACTGTTCAAAGTAAAAGTCGATTTCGACATCAATATGGAACGGAATGAAGAGAATATCAGAAAGTATGTTTCGTTCATAAGCTCGATCTGTGAAGAAACGGGAATCCTCCATTTTGACCGCACCGGCTTGGGAAAAGTCATCGAATACGGATCGCGCCTTGCCGGCAATCAGGCCAAATTGTCCACTCAATTCAACGAAATCACTGAAATTGTCCATGAATCCGGCGCCATCGCCAAATACGAGGGGGCAACGATCGTTTCAGACGTGCACGTGCAAAAAGCCTTGGCTGAGAGGAAATACCGGGCCAACATGATCGAAGAAAAATTCCAGGAAATGTTATTGAAGAACAAGATCATGATCGATGTTCAGGATGCGGTCGTGGGCCAAGTGAACGGCCTTTCAGTCATCCAGACAGAAGAGTATGCTTTTGGACACCCGACACGGATAACCGCACGCACCTATATCGGTTCGAACGGTGTGACGAACATTGAGCGTGAAACCAAAATGAGCGGCAGCAGCCACTCGAAAGGGGTATTGACGCTGGCAGGCTTTTTGGGATGGCAGTTTGCACAGGAAAAACCGTTGGCAGTGAGTGCCCAGTTGACTTTTGAACAGAATTACGGGGGTGTCGACGGAGACAGTGCTTCCAGCGCTGAACTGTATGCGCTCCTGTCCAGTCTTGCTGATGTGCCGTTGAAGCAGAATCTCGCTGTCACGGGTTCCATCAATCAGAAGGGTGAAATCCAGCCTATCGGCGGAGCCACAGAAAAAGTTGAAAGTTTTTTCGATCTTTGTGAGGCGAAAGGCTTGAGCGGAGAGCAAGGCGTCATCATTCCGGAACAGAATGTCGATGATCTCATGCTGAAAGAGGAGGTCATCGAGGCTGTGAAGGCTGCTAACTTCCATATCTATTCCGTCAAAACGGTTGCGGAAGGGATCGAGCTGCTGACCGGGCTGAATTGCGGAAAACGCGAAGCGGACGGGAATTTCACTGAAGGAAGCGTCTTCCATAAAGTCCAGCAAAAACTGGAAAAATACAACAAGAGCATCGAAGCAACTCAAAATGCGAATGATCCCTACAGCAAATACAGTAGTGGCGGCTACGACTTAGAATGA
- a CDS encoding VanZ family protein gives MRYALNTKLIVLCLWMCVIFLLSHQNGQDSSETSGILLDVLKFIGIGSGGSVQGALSYLIRKAGHFTEYLILAILFLRYQKQRGTSGKSALYTLLFVFLYASSDEFHQSFVPGRGPAFSDVLIDTAGGLTGIILYEWKQGRLERQKPIYCKK, from the coding sequence ATGCGTTATGCATTGAATACCAAATTAATAGTTTTATGTCTCTGGATGTGCGTCATTTTTCTCCTGTCGCACCAAAATGGTCAAGATTCATCCGAAACAAGCGGTATCCTATTGGATGTGCTGAAATTTATCGGCATCGGATCAGGCGGTTCGGTTCAGGGTGCACTCAGTTATTTGATCCGCAAGGCAGGCCACTTCACTGAATACTTGATTTTGGCTATTCTGTTTTTGCGTTATCAAAAGCAACGAGGAACTTCAGGGAAATCAGCTTTGTATACCTTGCTTTTTGTGTTCCTTTACGCCTCCTCTGACGAGTTCCATCAGTCTTTCGTTCCGGGGAGAGGTCCCGCCTTCTCTGATGTACTGATTGATACCGCAGGGGGACTGACCGGCATCATCCTGTATGAATGGAAACAGGGAAGGCTGGAGCGGCAAAAACCGATTTACTGCAAAAAATAA